DNA from Metabacillus flavus:
TTTGATTCCCTCTGTGAAAATAGCCCTGTAGGCAGCCATGGGGACCACTGCTAATTCGTATAGCTGTTTAACAGATTCAGGGCTGGACTGCGGATTGGATGCAAGCTCCTGTCCGGAACGGAGCAGCGGAGTTTGGTAATGATAAAGCACGTGTTTAGCCATTCCGTAAAGCTTTTCGCTGGCAGTTTGATAGATTTGTTCTTTTTTCATCCACTTATCATTCCATTCCTTCATCGTTCTCTGTGCAAGCAGCACAAAAAGCTTTTCTTTATTTTCAAAATGATAATAAATGTGCCCTTTGCTGTAGCCGGATGCTTTGGCTAAATCAGCAACTGATGTTTGATTATAGCCTTTTTGAGAAAATAAGGTTCGAGCATGCTCTAAGATTTCTTTTCTCGTATTCCCGCTGTCATAGCGGCGTGTGCCTGGCATGAAATGAAATCTCCTCTCTTGAATTGAACGGCCGTTCTATTTTTATTATACATAAATTTCCTTTAGTAAGTCAGCATTTTTGAAGTGTTCATTAAATTGTAAAGAAGATTTTTATCGGTATTGGGAATAAGAGGTTAATCAGAACGGAGACAGAGAAAGGCAATGGTATTTAAGTAGAAGAGAAAGGACTATCAGGTCCTATCCATTTCTGTTCAATCTATTTATGTATATGGATACATTATGATGTTTTAATTATTGATTCGAAGGAAGGCGTTAAAAGGATGAAGAAGAACCAAAAGTCTTTCAAAATGCTTATCGGGATTGTCAGTTCTTAAACGTTTGCCGGGGATTCTGGCACATCATGTTTATACAAGAAGTATCTAATAAAAAGGCTCTGTTAAAGCCCGGTATTGATTTTTAACACCTGTTGATTGGAGTGGAAGGCGCGAGACTCCGAGCTTAGAGCAGCGGGACAGGTGAGACCCCGCAGTCGCGAAGCGAGGAGGAGGCTCACCGCCCGCCCCGCGGAAAGCGAGCGCCTGCTAGCTGCAATCAACAACCAAGTTTAACAGAGGTAATAAAAAAGTAAAAAAGCGCCGGCATCAACCGGCGCTCTCCCTGTTAAACCGTCTGCTCCTGCAAGGCGGTTTTTTCCTTTTCTACAAATCCTTTTGATACCCACTTCCTTGATTTCCATCTGATGTACATCATAATTCCTCTTGTCCACTCATCGAGAATAAAGGCAATCCATACGCCTGCAAGACCGTATCCGAAGTGAACACCAAGCAGGTAGGCGACAGGGACGCTGATCCCCCACATTGAAATCAGCCCCATATAAACAGGGAATTTCACATCCCCGGCTGCTCTAAGTGCTCCAATGATCACGAGATTAAAGGCTCTTCCGGGCTCAAGTAAAATGGTTAGCAGAATCAGCATACTGCCGGTTTGAATGATTTGCTCGTTGTTCGTGAATAAATCAAACAGGTTATCCGAGAAGGTGCTTACAATGACTGCCATCAATAAAGATGCGCCAATCGCAAGATAAAGACTTTTCATGCAGCGATTAAATGCTTCTTCATATTTCTTTGCTCCCACCATCCGGCCAACAAGGATTTGCGTACCCTGGCTGACGGAGATGCTGAAGAGGAAGATAAACATCATTAAGTTTTGAGCATAGATTTTGGTAGTTAGTGCTTCAGTCCCAATCATAGCCACAAAGAAGGTGATGGCCATCTGGGACATGTTATAGGCAAGCTGTTCCCCTGCTGAGGGAATGCCTATTTTTAGCAGATTTTTCAGGTGGATCCACTTAAGGTCCATGATTGTTTTTAGAGCCGGAATCCGTTTTACAAGGAGAATTCCCACAGCCATCAGCCCTAAAACCCTTGAAAACACGGTTGAAACGGCTGCCCCTTGAATCCCCATTTCAGGAAAGCCAAAAGCTCCAAAAATCAGTAAATAGTTCCCGAAAATATTCAGTACATTCATGCAGACTGTAACGAACATGGTATCTTTCGTATAGCCGTAGCTCCGCAGGATAGAGGAGCCTGTCATGATCAAAGCTTGAATAAAGATAAAGGTGCCGACAATTCCTAAATATTTGTTTCCTTCTTCCAAGAGGGAAGGGGAAAGGTTCATGATTTGAAGAATGGGTTTACTAAACGCAAAAAGAACGACGCTGACCAGCAGTCCTATCATTAAATTGGCAATTACCGACATGATCGCCACATCTTTAGCAGCTTGTTCTTTCCCTGCTCCAATATTCTGTGTTATTAAGATGACTGACCCTGTTGCAATAAATCCGAACATGACAATCACCAGGTTTAAAATCTGATTAGCCACGCCCGCTGCTGCCACTGAATCATCTGTATATTGGCTGAGCATAAATGTGTCGGCGTTTCCCATTAGCATATGAAGAAAAATTTCAATGAAAATCGGCCATGTTAAAGCAAATAAAGTTAATTGTTTTTTATCTATATTTTTAGTCAATCTGTATTCCTCCCCTGCTGTATGTAATACAGCGATTCCTAGTTTACAGCGGCTGGATTATAATAGAAAGAGAGCAAACCGATTAAACTTGGAAAAATACGACCTGAGAGGGGCTTGCTATTGTATGTCTTTTCTGACTTTTCATGTTCCGCCATTCCCAACCTTTATTAAAGGGGGCCAATTTTCTTTTAAAGCAGGAAACCGCCATTTTAAAAGAACATTCAGTGTATTTGACATGCTGTATGTGAAGCGGGGTGAACTGTATATGACGGAAAACGGAGTTCCGTATAGTGTGAGGGATGGAGAATACTTAATGCTGATACCGGGCCGGGAGCATTATGGCCATCGGGAAAGTACAGTGAATACGGAGGTTTTTTGGCTGCATTTTAAAGCCGAAGGGGAATTTGGTGTCCACACTGAGGGGCACGACAACTGGCTTGATGCACAAAAAAAAGAGGCTGATTTTGAACAGCCTGCTGAATATCAATTTCGGATTAGACAAAAAGCTCGGCTTGAGCATCCGATGGCAGCGGAAAAATTACTTGAAAACCTGCTGAGTATTACAAGCCAGTCAGCTGATTTCCCTCTAAGACAGCAGCTGTATTTTCAGGAATTGATGGTTCATCTGCAAAAAGAGGCACTCAATATCCCTACTGCTGCTGAACAGGTGACAAATGAAGCCATTCGGTTTTTACAGGCACATTATCATGAGGAAATCAGGATGGAGGACCTGTCGAGGAACATTCTTTTTCATCAGGATTACATCACTCGCTGCATGCAAAAAACTCTTGGGCTTACTCCGTCACAGTATTTAAACCAATACCGGCTTTCACAGGCCAAGAGGCTTTTAGCTACCACAGATGATAAAATTGCATTCATTGCAGCAGAAACGGGAATCAATGATGCTACCTATTTTTCAAAGCTGTTTCGCAAAACGGAGGGCATGACACCGAATGAGTATCGAAAGGTGATAAACAGGCTGCGTGATTGAGAGTTCATACACTGTCGAGGAATCGAGACTGCAGGAGAAACGCCGATCCCGCAAATATCAGTGGATTGATAATTCAAAAATAAAAAACGCCCGGACAATGGTTTAGTCCGGGCGTTTTCTATTTACACCAGTTCAACCAGGTGTTTTTTCGGTTCATAAGGGGTTAATTCTTTTCCTTCTTTTACTTTTTGCAAGTAATCAGGGTTGGCGATCAGCGGGCGTCCAAATGCTGCAACATCCATAACGCCTTTTTCAAGCATTGCTTCTGCTTTATCAGCATTGAGGCTGCCGACTCCGATGATTGGACCGTCCCAATATTTTCTGGCCAAGTCATACAGTGTTTGATTTTCTGCGATGTGTTCTTCTGCATCCATAATAGATGGGTGAATGATTTGAATGCCCGTTTCTTTGAAAGCCTCGGTATACGTTCTCATCGCTTCATCTGCGTCTTCCCAGCGATAGTCGGGAGCGTCTACTTTATGAGCGGAGAAGCGGATAATGGTGCGGTCCGCACCAACTTCATCAATAACAGCACGGATGACCTGTTTCATGAATGAAAGCCTTTGTGCAAGCTCTCCGCCGTATTCGTCATCACGCTTATTGGATTGATAGCTATTGAACTGATCAATCAGATAACCGTGGGCTCCATGAATTTCAACTCCGTCAAAGCCCGCTTCTATCGCATTGCGCGCTGCTTGCGCATATTGTCCAATGACCTTTTGAACATCGTCCTTTGACAGTTCTTCAGGAACAGCATATGGCTTGCGGAAGCGAGGTACCTGACCTTCAGCAGCAATCGCTGATGGAGCTTCAGGAGTTTGGCCGACGATTAGCTCTGGATGGCTAAGGCGTCCAACGTGCCAGATTTGGGCAGCGATTGTTCCGCCCTCTTTATGAACGGCTTCCGTTACTTTTTTCCAGCCTTCGATTTGTTCTTGAGTAAAGATTCCTGGTACGCCGGGGTTCCCCTTTGCACGGCTGCTGATCACAACGCCTTCTGTAATGATAAGGCCAATGCCGTCTTCTGCACGTTTTCGGTAATATTCCGCTACTTCCGGACCCGGCACCCCAGTTTCATCATCAGAGAAAGAACGGGTCATCGGTGCCATAGCGGAGCGGGTTTTTAATTCAAATGCTCCAATTTTTACAGGTTCGAACAATTTATTATAAGAAGCCATTAATATTACATCTCCCTTTTAAAAAGAATTACTCAATTAGTGTAGCAGGGAGATATCTCTAATCCAAATATTTTGATTTTAGAGGGAACATCGGGGAGGCTGGAGAAATAAAGGGGGAGGTGATGGATCATGATTGCTGCAGGGAAAAAAGTAAAGCTTAGCTGGATTGACGAACAGGATTATGAAGAGCTGTATCTTTTAAAATATGGGGAAGCGAATCCTGAATGGAAGAAGTGGGATGCACCGTATTTTCACCTTGAAAGAAAAACATTTGAGGTTTATAAACGGAAAATGGCTGAAAAGCCTGCAGGTATGGAAGCTAAAATAACAGCAGACATGCAGCTGATAGGAACTGTAGCATACTATTGGGAGTATGAGCCTTCAAATTGGCTGGAGGCTGGTATTGTTATCTATCATCCGGATTTCTGGAGCGGAGGGTACGGATCGGAAGCTTTAGCCCTTTGGATTGAACATTTATTTACATCAATGCCGATTCCAAGGGTCGGTATCACGACGTGGTCAGGCAACGAACGCATGATGCGCACCGCTGCCAAACAGGGGATGAAGCTAGAGGGCAGGATGAGAAAATGCAGACTGTATAATGGCGAATATTACGATTCCATTAGAATGGGTATATTAAGAGAGGAATGGGACGTCAGAAAAAGCAGAAGTCTTCCATAGGCTTCTTTTTTTCTATTATTCTGGAATAACCTTGCAAGGAAGGAGCATCACATCTTCAATTATCCATAAATGTCCAGATGGCGCACCTGAATGACTGAATAGAAATGGGGTTGAGTCTGTTTTTGGAAAAAAATAAATTTTCATATAATACTAAATAATGATAAAATAGGAGAGATTTATTTAGAATGTTATCGCTTACATAGAAGGAGGATCCCATGTCAGAACAGCGTCATGAACTAAAAAAAGAATTAAAAGACAGACATATTTTAATGATTGCCCTTGGAGGGGTAATCGGTACAGGATTATTCTTGAGTACCGGCTTTACAATTGGCGAGGCTGGTCCCGGTGGAGCTATTCTTGCTTACCTGATTGGCGGATTTGTCATGTACTTGACAATGCTTTGCCTTGGTGAATTGGCGGTTGCACTTCCCCATGTTGGATCCTATCAAAAATATGCAACAAAGTTTATATCACCCGGAGCAGGCTATGTAGTGGGATGGATGGGCTGGCTGAACTGGTCGGTCACCGTCGGTTTAGAATTGCTTACCGTGAGTATATTAATGAAACGGTGGTTTCCGGATGTTCCGGCATGGATTTGGTGCGTCGTATTTGCTGTGCTGCTATTTAGCATTAACGCCTTATCCTCAAAAAGCTTTGCAGAAGTAGAATTCTGGTTTGCAAGTATTAAAGTCATAACTGTTCTTGCATTTATTTTGTTAGGCGGAGCCGCTATGTTTGGATTGCTTCAGATGGGGGGCGGCAATCCTGCACCATTTTTCAGCAATTATACCGGCCAAGGGGGGCTCTTTCCGAACGGATTGACCGCCGTTTTAATCACCATGATCAGTGTTAACTTTGCCTTTCAGGGCACTGAGCTCGTGGGGATTGCAGCGGGAGAAAGTGAAAATCCAGAAAAAACGATCCCAAAAGCTATTAATAACACAGCATGGAGGATCTTGATATTCTTTATTCTTTCTGTTTTTGTATTGGCAGGACTGTTTCCGTGGAAAGAAGCAGGCGTTATGGAAAGCCCGTTTGTCGTTGTATTTGATAAAATCGGGATCCCATATGCTGCCGATATTATGAACTTTGTTATTATTACCGCTGTCTTATCAGTTGCAAATTCCGGATTATATGCCACATCACGTATGCTTTGGTCAATGTCCCAAGAAGGGATGATCAATAAAAGATTCGGGAAACTGAGTAAAAGAGGAGTTCCAATCAATGCTTTGATTGCAAGCATGGTAGTTGGCTGTCTATGCCTGCTATGCGGATTTTTTGCAGAAGATACGGTGTACTTGTGGCTGCTATCAATAGCAGGATTTGGAGCGGTATTTGTTTGGGCATCGATTGCGCTTTCCAATTACATGGGAAGAAAATCATTTTTAAAAAAAGGCGGGAATATTGAGGATTTAAAATTCAAAACCCCACTATATCCAATTGTTCCGCTGACAGCACTCGCAGCGAATGTTCTAGTCATGATCAGTCTTGCCTTTATCCCTGATCAAAGAATGGCTCTTTACTGCGGAATTCCTTTCTTAGTCGCCTGTGCATTATATTATCGTTTTTACGCAAAGGGCAAAATGGAGAGGAAAGGTTTCGGAGAAGGAGAAAATCTATAGAATAAAAGCCCTGATGGAAGAAGGTGCTTCTCTATCAATAAGATTCTATTGGCTGTATCCATAGCAGTAATCGGCTTGGCAATTTCACCGCGCCGGAGAAACAGCAAAAGCTTCGGACAAACTGTCTATAAGCCAACCGGAATACAAACGAAATTTACTCTTATCGATTTAGAAAAGCAGCAGGCTGCAGGAATAGGAACCTGCAAAGGGAAAAGGGTTCTTACGGTTCATGTTGACTTAATCGCGGACAAGGTAAAGACAAAAGAGCGGATTAGCAGAAAAATCGAACGAAAAGCTGGCGGGACGGATGCTTTGCTGAACTTTATTAGAATTTAAGCCGAATTTTTAATTATCAACCGCATTTCCGATCCAGAAGCATTTTACCGCTCAATATCATAAATAAAGGAAAAAGGACCCATCGTGGGTCCTTTTTCCTTTAATCAAACAAATACCCCAAAATCTTAGGAAGCCTTGCTCTCCAGGCAGATTCATGATGAATCCCGTCATGAATAAGCTCAAACCGGCAATCTCTTACTTTCCTCTTCATGATTTCATAAACCGGAATGCTTGAATCTATATAGGTTTGAGCGTTAATAATCGATGTTTCTTCAGCTGTTCCAACGTCCATATAAAATTTTTCTGCGGCGCTTAAATCGCTGCTGCGGATTTTTTCTTCCATCTCAGGCTGGTTAAACCAATAAGCAGAGGAGAGGGAAGCCGCTCTTTTGAAAATTTCCGGATACTCGCAAATGGCATAAGTTGTAATGTGACCGCCCATTGAGCTTCCCATCATGATGGATTCTTCCGGAATCGTTGGATAGTTCGCATCAATCATCGGCTTGAATTCTTCAGCTAAAAACCGAATATACTCCTTGCCTTCTCCACCCAGCTCTTCATCTAACTTAAACAGGCGCTGACCAAGACCAGGGCTGACCCACGGACCGTATTCATTAAACCGTCCAAAGCGTTCCTCATT
Protein-coding regions in this window:
- a CDS encoding helix-turn-helix transcriptional regulator, with protein sequence MSFLTFHVPPFPTFIKGGQFSFKAGNRHFKRTFSVFDMLYVKRGELYMTENGVPYSVRDGEYLMLIPGREHYGHRESTVNTEVFWLHFKAEGEFGVHTEGHDNWLDAQKKEADFEQPAEYQFRIRQKARLEHPMAAEKLLENLLSITSQSADFPLRQQLYFQELMVHLQKEALNIPTAAEQVTNEAIRFLQAHYHEEIRMEDLSRNILFHQDYITRCMQKTLGLTPSQYLNQYRLSQAKRLLATTDDKIAFIAAETGINDATYFSKLFRKTEGMTPNEYRKVINRLRD
- a CDS encoding TetR/AcrR family transcriptional regulator, producing the protein MPGTRRYDSGNTRKEILEHARTLFSQKGYNQTSVADLAKASGYSKGHIYYHFENKEKLFVLLAQRTMKEWNDKWMKKEQIYQTASEKLYGMAKHVLYHYQTPLLRSGQELASNPQSSPESVKQLYELAVVPMAAYRAIFTEGIKNGEFAAHGSADQWTALYGTWLGGLCQLTNTQEPASLEPLFHEATSIFLKSIQSS
- a CDS encoding MATE family efflux transporter produces the protein MTKNIDKKQLTLFALTWPIFIEIFLHMLMGNADTFMLSQYTDDSVAAAGVANQILNLVIVMFGFIATGSVILITQNIGAGKEQAAKDVAIMSVIANLMIGLLVSVVLFAFSKPILQIMNLSPSLLEEGNKYLGIVGTFIFIQALIMTGSSILRSYGYTKDTMFVTVCMNVLNIFGNYLLIFGAFGFPEMGIQGAAVSTVFSRVLGLMAVGILLVKRIPALKTIMDLKWIHLKNLLKIGIPSAGEQLAYNMSQMAITFFVAMIGTEALTTKIYAQNLMMFIFLFSISVSQGTQILVGRMVGAKKYEEAFNRCMKSLYLAIGASLLMAVIVSTFSDNLFDLFTNNEQIIQTGSMLILLTILLEPGRAFNLVIIGALRAAGDVKFPVYMGLISMWGISVPVAYLLGVHFGYGLAGVWIAFILDEWTRGIMMYIRWKSRKWVSKGFVEKEKTALQEQTV
- a CDS encoding alpha/beta hydrolase, with product MLETFEITLTPFNRKRKVRMYLPDDCKTSGKSYPVLYMHDGQNLFRDEDAGYGVSWGMADVLAEIGLEIIVAGIDCNEERFGRFNEYGPWVSPGLGQRLFKLDEELGGEGKEYIRFLAEEFKPMIDANYPTIPEESIMMGSSMGGHITTYAICEYPEIFKRAASLSSAYWFNQPEMEEKIRSSDLSAAEKFYMDVGTAEETSIINAQTYIDSSIPVYEIMKRKVRDCRFELIHDGIHHESAWRARLPKILGYLFD
- a CDS encoding amino acid permease, with the protein product MSEQRHELKKELKDRHILMIALGGVIGTGLFLSTGFTIGEAGPGGAILAYLIGGFVMYLTMLCLGELAVALPHVGSYQKYATKFISPGAGYVVGWMGWLNWSVTVGLELLTVSILMKRWFPDVPAWIWCVVFAVLLFSINALSSKSFAEVEFWFASIKVITVLAFILLGGAAMFGLLQMGGGNPAPFFSNYTGQGGLFPNGLTAVLITMISVNFAFQGTELVGIAAGESENPEKTIPKAINNTAWRILIFFILSVFVLAGLFPWKEAGVMESPFVVVFDKIGIPYAADIMNFVIITAVLSVANSGLYATSRMLWSMSQEGMINKRFGKLSKRGVPINALIASMVVGCLCLLCGFFAEDTVYLWLLSIAGFGAVFVWASIALSNYMGRKSFLKKGGNIEDLKFKTPLYPIVPLTALAANVLVMISLAFIPDQRMALYCGIPFLVACALYYRFYAKGKMERKGFGEGENL
- a CDS encoding alkene reductase, whose product is MASYNKLFEPVKIGAFELKTRSAMAPMTRSFSDDETGVPGPEVAEYYRKRAEDGIGLIITEGVVISSRAKGNPGVPGIFTQEQIEGWKKVTEAVHKEGGTIAAQIWHVGRLSHPELIVGQTPEAPSAIAAEGQVPRFRKPYAVPEELSKDDVQKVIGQYAQAARNAIEAGFDGVEIHGAHGYLIDQFNSYQSNKRDDEYGGELAQRLSFMKQVIRAVIDEVGADRTIIRFSAHKVDAPDYRWEDADEAMRTYTEAFKETGIQIIHPSIMDAEEHIAENQTLYDLARKYWDGPIIGVGSLNADKAEAMLEKGVMDVAAFGRPLIANPDYLQKVKEGKELTPYEPKKHLVELV
- a CDS encoding GNAT family N-acetyltransferase → MIAAGKKVKLSWIDEQDYEELYLLKYGEANPEWKKWDAPYFHLERKTFEVYKRKMAEKPAGMEAKITADMQLIGTVAYYWEYEPSNWLEAGIVIYHPDFWSGGYGSEALALWIEHLFTSMPIPRVGITTWSGNERMMRTAAKQGMKLEGRMRKCRLYNGEYYDSIRMGILREEWDVRKSRSLP